The window CGGCCAGGCCCCGGCTGCAGGCGTTGTGACAGGCATCGGAATCGTGCATGGCCGGGAGGTGGTGGTCGTTGCCAACGATGCCACCGTCAAGGCCGGCTCGTGGTGGCCCGAGACGATAAAGAAGATTCTCCGCGCGCAGGAAATCGCCATGCGATGCCGCGTGCCGATCATCTATCTCGTCGACTCTGCCGGTGTGAACCTTCCCTATCAGGGCGGGGTCTTCCCAGGGCAATACGGCGCCGCACGCATTTTCTATTACAACTCGATCATGCGCCGCTACCTGCACGTTCCTCAACTCGCCGCAGTTATGGGTCAGTGCGTTGCAGGTGGTGCTTACCTGCCGGCGCTGTCTGATGTGATCCTGATGGTCAAGGGAACATCGTTCATGGGCCTGGGAGGACCAAATCTCGTCAAGGGAGCAACCGGCGAGACGATTGACGGTGAGACGCTTGGCGGTGCCAGCACTCACACCCGGATCAGTGGCGTGGCGCACTACGCACTCGATGACGACAACGCCTGCCTCGCGAAGCTGCGGGATCTGATCGAGCGGCTTCCTGGTGAAGCCGCTGGCAGGCAGTCTGACGCTTACGCCGTGAGATTCGAAGGGGCGGGCAAGAATTCGCATCGCAGCATTCGTGCGTCACGCGCAGCGAGATCCACCGCGAATCCTCCCGAACCGGCGACCGATCTCTATGATCTGCTGCCGAGTGACCACCGTATGTCTTACGACATGCATGCAATCCTCGCAGCGATTCTGGATGACGGCGCAATCGACGAATTTCAGGATACGATCGCGCGCGAGATGATCTGTGGAGATGCAAAGCTGCAGGGGATGACAGTCGGCGTCATCGCTAACCAGCGCGGCCTGATCAAGGGGAGGGAAGGGGAAAAGCCGCGGTTCGGTGGCATCGTCTACGCTGAGAGCGCCGAGAAGGTCGCGTATTTCATCGATCGTTGTGACCGTCAGGGCATTCCGCTTCTATTCGTGCAGGATGTGTCAGGCTTCATGGTGGGGCCGGAAGCGGAGCACGAGGGCATAATCCGGGCTGGCGCGCGGTTCGTAGAGGCGATGGCCACGACACGGGTTCCGAAAATTGTGTTGACGGTCAATCATGCATCGGGCGCCGGATATTACGCGATGGCCGGCCAGGGGTTCGACCCTGACTTTATTTTCAGCTGGCCCACTGGCCGGATGGCCGTCATGGAAGGAGCATCGGCGGTTCAGGCAGTCCACGGCCCAGCGCTCGACGCAGCCAGATCCGCCGGTGTCGACCCATCACCCGAAGTCGCAAACGCGGCCGAAGCCATGCGCGCGGAATACGAACGCCAGCTCGATGCCCGATACGCTGGTGCTCGTGGCTTCATCGACGCGATAGTTTACCCGGAGGATACACGGGACGTGCTGGGAATGGCGCTCCGCACGTCGTTGCATAACACTGGACCTCACCTGGGACCGTTCGTGCTACCCCCTCATCTCGGAGAATGATTTGACGAAGACCGTCAGGGTCGCGAGCGGCCAGGGCTTCTGGGGGGATTCGCTCGATGCCCCGCGGCAGCAGGCGGAAGGTGGACAGATCGACTATCTGATGCTCGACTATCTCGCCGAAGTCACGATGTCCATTCTTCAGAAACAGAAAGAGCGCGATCCGTCAACGGGTTACGCGCGCGACTTCGTCGGTGCCATCGACAGTGTGCTCACCGGCATTACGGAACGAGGGGTGCGCGTCATTGCAAACGCAGGCGGCGTCAATCCTCCCGCATGCGCATCAGCGATTCGACAGCTCGCCCACTCAAAAAGTGTTTCGGACAAGGTGCGAATCGCCGTCGTAACCGGTGACGACCTTCTCGGCGATCTCGACCGGCTTCTCGATTCGGGCCACCCTCTCGCCAACATGGAGTCCGGCGAATCCCTTGCAACGATTCGTGACGAAGTGCTCTCGGCGAACGCATACATCGGCTCAACACCGATCGTCGAAGGATTGGGTCGCGGGGCAAACATTGTTATTACAGGTCGGTCGACAGACACGGCTCTGACAATGGCGCCACTGCGTCACGAATTCGGATGGGGACCCACCGACTGGGACTTGCTGGCAGCGGGAATCATTGCGGGCCACATCCTCGAGTGCGGTGCCCAGTGTTCGGGTGGCAACTGCCTGCACGATTGGCGCAGCATTCCCGACCTCGCCAACGTCGGATATCCGATTGCGGAAGCAAGTGCCGATGGTTCGTTCGTCGTTATGAAGCATCCTGGCACCGGCGGCCGCATCTCGGTTCCTTCGGTAACCGAGCAACTTGTGTATGAAATGGGAGATCCCCGGGAGTACATCACCCCCGATGTAGTCGCTGATTTCACCACTATCCAGCTTGAATCGGATGGTGACAACCGTGTCCGCGTGTCTGGAATAAAGGGACGGCCGGCAACCGACAAGCTCAAGGTCTCGATTGCCTACCGTGCCGGGTTCAAGGCAATCGGGACCCTCGTTTATTCGTGGCCCGATGCACTTGAGAAAGCCCAACTTGCGGATCGGATTCTGAGGGAGCGACTTGACCGGCTCGGACTTCATTTCGATGAAGTGCTGACGGAGTTCGTCGGCGTGTCGGCGACGCATGGTTCGCTCGCTGGCCAGCAGGCGGACTACCCGGAAGTTCAATTGCGGGTAGGAGTTCGCAGCCGGAACAAGGGAGCGGTCGAACGCTTTTCCCGGGAGATTGCACCGCTGGTGCTCAATGGACCGCCAGGTGTTACCGGTTTTGCCGGGGGTCGGCCAAAAACCGAGGAGATCGTTGCGTACTGGCCGGCGTTGATCGACAAGTCGGTAGTCAGCACCCACGTTGAGATGGTCTGATGAAGATCCGATTGCTCGACATCGCACACGCGCGCTCAGGCGACAAGGGAGATACTGCAAACGTGGGCTTGATCGCGCTCAGACCCGAGTGGTATGGGCTGCTCGTGGAGCATGTGACGCGGGATGCTGTACGCGCGCATTTTATGGGAGCGATTACGGGCGATGTGGATCGGTTTGAGCTGCCCAATCTCAACGCCCTCAATTTCCTGCTCCACGGGGCGCTCGGCGGCGGCGGCACGCTGTCACTGAAGACAGACGCTCAGGGCAAG of the Gemmatimonadaceae bacterium genome contains:
- a CDS encoding acyclic terpene utilization AtuA family protein; protein product: MTKTVRVASGQGFWGDSLDAPRQQAEGGQIDYLMLDYLAEVTMSILQKQKERDPSTGYARDFVGAIDSVLTGITERGVRVIANAGGVNPPACASAIRQLAHSKSVSDKVRIAVVTGDDLLGDLDRLLDSGHPLANMESGESLATIRDEVLSANAYIGSTPIVEGLGRGANIVITGRSTDTALTMAPLRHEFGWGPTDWDLLAAGIIAGHILECGAQCSGGNCLHDWRSIPDLANVGYPIAEASADGSFVVMKHPGTGGRISVPSVTEQLVYEMGDPREYITPDVVADFTTIQLESDGDNRVRVSGIKGRPATDKLKVSIAYRAGFKAIGTLVYSWPDALEKAQLADRILRERLDRLGLHFDEVLTEFVGVSATHGSLAGQQADYPEVQLRVGVRSRNKGAVERFSREIAPLVLNGPPGVTGFAGGRPKTEEIVAYWPALIDKSVVSTHVEMV
- a CDS encoding carboxyl transferase domain-containing protein — its product is GQAPAAGVVTGIGIVHGREVVVVANDATVKAGSWWPETIKKILRAQEIAMRCRVPIIYLVDSAGVNLPYQGGVFPGQYGAARIFYYNSIMRRYLHVPQLAAVMGQCVAGGAYLPALSDVILMVKGTSFMGLGGPNLVKGATGETIDGETLGGASTHTRISGVAHYALDDDNACLAKLRDLIERLPGEAAGRQSDAYAVRFEGAGKNSHRSIRASRAARSTANPPEPATDLYDLLPSDHRMSYDMHAILAAILDDGAIDEFQDTIAREMICGDAKLQGMTVGVIANQRGLIKGREGEKPRFGGIVYAESAEKVAYFIDRCDRQGIPLLFVQDVSGFMVGPEAEHEGIIRAGARFVEAMATTRVPKIVLTVNHASGAGYYAMAGQGFDPDFIFSWPTGRMAVMEGASAVQAVHGPALDAARSAGVDPSPEVANAAEAMRAEYERQLDARYAGARGFIDAIVYPEDTRDVLGMALRTSLHNTGPHLGPFVLPPHLGE